A region of the Echeneis naucrates chromosome 15, fEcheNa1.1, whole genome shotgun sequence genome:
TTCAAGGTTACTGGCATCAATAATACCATGATCTCAGGTGTGTAGGTGCAGCAACCGTCCTTGCAACTGATAATATTTGGTCTATTCGGTCTCAAACTTTGGCAGCAAAGTAGTATCATGAGTAGAAACAATGTCACAAGCCCATGTCAGCAAgcatgcttaaaaaaaaaaaaaaaaggcaggagtCAGAGCTGGCTTTAAGACAAATGGGCCTTTGTTTTGACTCAGACAACCTAAATGGACTTTTTTGTCATACCATAACAATTGGCTCCGATGTTAGAAAAACAACCTCGGCAGCACAGttgagaaacagtaattttggAGCAGTCGCTGAGATCAAAGGAGGCTTTCGCTGGCAGTCTGAGCTTAGGTTAGTCCAAAAAGCCAATGAGCTGATCATCGTGGACATCTGAAGATGATCCAATGTGTCCACTTCACAGTTAGTTTGCGTTTCTACTTGTAAACCAGAGGCCTGGTGACAAATTGACACCCATTGGCTTGCTTTCATCCACGCTAGTGATTTTCCCTCTAGAAACTTCATGAGTCTCATGAGTCTCATACTGTCTGTTGAGCCACCACTTTTCTTcacactgaaatattgcagACAAACTAATTTTGGATTGATCTGATTCTTTGTCGTCAGAGGATGACACGAACATGTCCACAAGTTTCACATTTGCCTATTCATCGTCAACCATTGCACAAATTGATCCAAGATTTTAGTGGAAATTTTTCTAGAGAACTAGACTGAATGTGAATTGGTGCCAAAGCCCTTTTTCCCATTTGTGATTTTGATTCAtctataataatatataattggCCTATAATTAAAATGCTGTCTCTGTAGGGGGCAGTTTACCGCTGTTTCCATTTCAGAAAGAGAGCAGGCAGGAACATGCCGTGTCACGCAGGCCCTTGTTGTACTTTTACCTGAGTGCAATTTGAAGCCACCCTCAGGTGGCAGTCAGGATGAATAGCGGGATTAGGTCACTCCATCATGTGACATCATAGCTTCAAATGGCAACTgtgctccagcagcaggaagcaaTTTTCCCATATCAAAGGTGGAATAACAGAAAAAAGTATTCCAAAAGTATCAATCAGAGAGGGAAGCTTAACATTTGACCCCTGATGTCATTCCAACAACATGTTGAGAGCCTCCAAGCCTTCATTTGGAGGCTCTTTTGACCTGCTGGTGTGATCTATTAATCACGTACAGGAACTTTAATCACACGCCGCGGCCAGCCTGGAGTTTATTGCtcgtctgtgtgtttgacatcTGAATCAACCCGTGTTGCCAAGTGGAGAGgctcatttaaacatttcaaatacagaaacaaagaaacaaggaATAGAGGAACctacatatttacatttaaacatttacatgcATCGACATTTGATGAATCTGTCCCGTAATCATGATGTGTTTCGAAACTTCAtgggagaaacagcaggagaaaaaacactGTTTCATCTGAGTGCTGCAGGCAAATGGAAAGATGTAGGCAAGCCAAAGTACATCTTGAGTCATTTTTGAACACCACCATTGCGTTGCAGATTAGTTTAATGTTTTGGTTGAGGTAATtcctctctgtcattttctaATTGGAGGTAAATAAGAAAATACCAATAAATGCACAGACAACTTGTAAAAACTTGCACAGATGTTCTttaaccttcttttttttttttaacagtggggTTAACACTCATTTTATCTAACCATGAAGACATCATTACGCTTCACGTCAAGGAGTCTGGATTTAATACAGGACAGGCGtacataatttttatttctacttTGACATACACAGTGGCCTTGAGGGCTTTACATAACAACTGGACCTACCTGATAGCTCTGCGTTATTGTTTGCCTCAGTCATGTCACCTCCTCTTAGTGGAATGGATGAGCTCATGGCTGACACCAGTCTGAGCTATGCATGGCTTGTTGACGCTAAAATCTAACTGACGAACAGATGAACACCAGTGACGTGCTCTCACTAAATAAAACTCAGTGACAAAACATAATTTGTCTCCTGAAAAGGGATTTGCACGACatatgaaaagggaaaagaaagtcAAAGCAGACGTGTTATAATGTTTCAATCACTATTTGTGAGCGCGAGCATCTGCGGTACCGTCAGAAGGCAAGACTTGGAGACTCTGTTTGTGGTTGCGTATAGCACTAATGGATATTTTGCTTTGAAATACGCATAGCCTCACTGCAGTGACAAAGCAGAAATTGTTCGCAAACCCAAGTCACTAATGTCTGTTTTGGCATAGATTGTTGCACCGATGCCaggactggaaaaaaaaagcatttaaatttaatttcaaggcACTCTGGTGCTTAAAAGAGGCTGAGTGGCACCGAACAATGGTTCTCACATTCCAGATTGAAGATATAATCATGAACTACAAGACACAAGGCACAAACTTTACTTTATTTGAGCATCAGGGGGATGATGGGAGCAGGTGTGAGGGCCACAACAACTGGGTTTAAAACAGGTGCTCCGCAATCTGTGACCCAAAGGGGGGCAATGGGGGGGGAAGGCTCCCTTGGGGCAAAAATAGAACGTGGGCCACATAGTTAAAGTGAATCACGTGAAAGTATTTCATGTTGGCAGTCCTGTCTTCTGTGGTAGTCAATCTGAAAAACCTGTGGAATTGGAATCATTTTATCCAAATGTACACGGCAGTGTCAGTTTTacgcaaacacaaaaagacaaaaagcgTGAAAAGCACAATATCGCCGGCATTGAAGAGAATGAAGCTGTTGTAGGAGAACAAAGAGTCACTGCAGGGAATCAGCCTCTTTAGCCACAAAGTGAGATTACTGAGGCTTAAATGCACTTTCACACTTGCCTTATTTTGGGCAGTTGAATTGAAACCAgaggtattttttttctctttatttggGTTCTAAACAGCTGCTCTGTAGCCCATATAATGGAGGTTAAGAACAAACTATGACACACTTCAAGTTAGATTTCCACGagttcatcaaaataaataggCTGTTGTGTCATTGTCAGTGAACACGATATTGCTTGTCATCACGCATGCAATGCAACAATGAATTGGTTTTTTCAAAAGGgaattctttattcttttttctccatcttcgCTCGACTTTTAGGTCAGGCTCAGCCACTAAGGTCGAACCTGCCCTAGCCAATCCCAACAgcatcttttaatatttttctgccaaaaattgaaataaaaataatctgtttAATTCCTCATCTGTTAGGATTTTAAGATTTGTCCAATAATCGTTGCCCTGCATAGCCACATGACTTTGCTTATAAACTACAGCTTGTTGGTTAATTGGTAATTGGAAACAGCTTAGCCAATAAAAAGCTGCAACAAAGTACTAATTTCTCTCCTTTAGAGCAATTCAAATGATCCATAAGTGAGAAGGTGACCTAAGCCGCATACCAATCATCTTCTTTAGTAACTCACAGAGAGGAGCTCTGTTCATTTAATAACCCCCAAATTAAGGGAAAATGTATGATTTAATCATCTGGCCACAGAGTTAGATCATGCTCTATGACATCATTCTGGACGGCTTAATGCCGTTGACCTAATCCAGCTACAGCGGAAGTCAAATCAGTACGTTAAATATCCGTGGAATATCTCGGCACACTGTAGTGAAACGGCAGCCTGGGCTGGTTAAGGCATACGCTGGTAGCATGATTTGATATTCTGACATTTTAGACTTGAAATAAATGTAGAGTATAATCCTTTTTGAAGCAACGGTCAAACATCATGAGCAGCGCACTCCTGCGAGAACATAGCTCGTTTCCTAGCCCATGCAGTGGAAATGCAGTGTGGAAACTATGGGACAACCTCAATAGGTCCATTATAGAGTAAAACACAATTCTAGCTCTTTCGGGCAATTTCCATACACTAATTGAATATAATAGAGAAGTATCCGGAAACAGTGCTACAAAATTATACTACTTAATTTTCATGTCAACATGTCAACAAACagctcttttcatttccttgcATTTATTGGTTTACTTTGCATTGAATGGGATTTACTGTTCATAATAACAGCACACTTAGGACTTTAATGTGCCATGGTAAAGAAAAAGGTTGACCAAATGAGCCATTTCTAAGTAGAGGctatatttttctctgccacaaAGCATTGCAAAGCTCTTCCATCACTGGGCCTGCCCAGGAATACGGAACAACAGTTGGTTTTAGCAGTTGTTGTTGATTTGCAGAGCTATGCTGCAGTTGGGCAACTCCTGTTCTCTATGTCAGGACataacaacagacagacaccacATGTGTTGGCCATAAAGTTAGTAAAACACACCACTAAGCAAATGTGTCAAAGAGAGGCTCAGCAGGGCAGAGGGGTGATGCAATCTGTGCAAATGCTGACAGGTGGGATGGCAGGCCCCACCGTTTCGGCAGAACAAACTGGGTGTAGCTGCAAGAGTAACAAGAATTACAAAGACTTTCACTGGGCTGGGCCGCACGCTCTGTTCCTGTGTGCTGAGGAACtcacttttttaaattactACTCACACATACCCCCCTGTAAAGGGAGATCACGCAAGAGAGAAACTCTAAATGTTTATGAGATCACCCACTACTGGAATAACCAAATAAATCCAGCTGTTGTTGCGATTTTAAGGGATAAACAAGCCAGATgtactttttgtctttgtcGGTGGAAAAAGGAATATAATTCCTACATTAAAGAGAggctgctgaaaataaaatctataaGGGGGAGATTTATGCATGCCTTAGTGGTGTATAATATCCTATTACATCCTATCATTATACGATAGAAGGTGTGGATGTCATtgctcaaaaacaaaacaattaccCGAAATAACATCCTGTGTTCCAGACATGTgatcatttaaataaacttttctaGCCTTCTCCAGAAATTCTCCAGTCCACTTCCAGACAATAACATCATCGACCAACAACTGTGTAACATCAGCAGTGTACAGGAAAGGACTGCTGAGTGGACAGCTTTTGGGATCTAAAGatcagaatttatttaaaaaaatgtttcatcgGTCATCTGTCATCTCACAGCTGGAGATAAAGAACACAGGGTGAATTTCTTTTGAGCTGACATCTACATTGACTCTAGAAACAGAACAGAGATTTAGaagatttaaattttaaagtgATAAGCCTATTTTTCAATGGCTGTCAGTCTGTGGTCTGTAATCACCTATTAGATACTCAAGAAACAGCCACGGACAGCTGTCATTTGTGCAGCACCAGCCACAACCTCACCATTGTGAGGTGCAGCTGGCATTGGGGTGGAATTCCTGCGCACAATGAATCAATCAAAGCCCCCTCCTAAGCAGACCAGACCTGGGCAGTGATATGGGCAGATCCACGGCAGCTGTAACAGGCTTCACTTTCACTCCAGCCTGAGCATTTAAAACCAATCTGATCGCACTGAAGCCGCCACTTTGTAATCTAATCCCTTTAACAATTACGCAGCAAAAATGAGTTGCATGAGGTTTCATATTTACAGTCCAGACTTGTGAAACAGGCTGTTAAATGGGATCCACTTAAATTGAGTGTATGGCTTGATTTACTACAGTATACCCACTTCCACCGGGGTTTCTTTTATTCATCTGTGGCCCCATCACCTGGACCTCACTCTCAGTTGGACTGAGTCAGTCATGTCCACATCAGCTTCAGATGAGGGTTAGGAGGATTTTATTCTCCAACGCAGGCAAGTTGCCCGAGAGCAAACTCTTATTTCTTGAACACTGCGCTGGGAGAAGAGCTCACAAAatgaggaactttttttttttttttttttttttttttttttatagccaaCACAAATTCATACCCACTAACATCCCCATCTCACCACAATCTTCCACTGGAGTAATCTGGGGTTGTTAGACCTATTTAGCGGTTAAACGCAccagtctgtgtcagtgtgtttctgctgcagtgagCCTCATACTCAAACATTTGGATATTTTGGGTTACTGTTTGATACCTGGTGATATCCTGGATGCCTTCAGACCTCATGAATTGCTGTTATGCAGGAAGCTGGCGGAGAGCAGAAAATTTGGGATTGCGTTGCCCAAGCATACCTCAACCAGACCACATGGATCATCTGGTCACATTATCTCCACAGAAATCTGATGGCGGATCCAATTCTTAGAAACATTTTGAGTTGGAATCTCTGTATTTAAGGTTTACTAACCTCATGGTTGATCCAAAATAATATCAAACGGCGCCATCTACTGCTGCTTTTATATCACTGTGTGTGGCAGAAATTATGCCTGGGTTGCAGCAACTGCAGAGGACGGAGGTTTCATCAGATCACTCCAACGTCTCCTTTCTCCGCTGAACAAACTCCGCTGACACACTGACCCACAAAATTGTTGACCTGTAGCCCCTCAGTGTGAAGATTACGCCCTTTAATATGCTGGATACTGGTTATAAGCAGTGTAAGCAAAACAATATTTCTCCTTaacaatttttcaaaaatagcCAAGACCTTTACACAAATTTGAAGCAAAAACagtaaagtgaagaaaaaatgattttttttgtgtagctTAAGTACACATGTCCCTTAAATGAGCTTTGAAACCTCACACTTACATTAAAGCCCCCATGGGGCCGCTGACCAAAAAGACTGGTTAAATTACAGTATGTTAAAtcacatatttatatttctttgatAACACTTCTGCTCCAAGAGCCTCAAAAGTCCAGAGTTCACCTTTCATCAATAATTTTTAGTATATAGGAATAATAGGAAAATCCCAATCAGTCAAAACTGTAAGCCAACACAACGGTAGGTTATGCAATGAGCTGCTGTTCTCACTGTGACAGGTCTCtgttgacagacacacaaactaacCGAGACATGGAAGACCTGGACTCTGTCGGTGCTGCTGGATCGCTGCTGACATGTTTGTATCTGGTCTCAATGGAAACTTGGAGACAGCAGGTCGGCCTAACAATACACATACAGTGAgatgggtggtggtggggcgGGGGTCACTAACCAGCCAAAATGTTTTGCCTCAGGCCTTCAAACAGGTTAAAGCAGCCGAGCCGGTTGACACCACTAAGTCTACGCTGAGGAATGTCTTGAGGGAAAATGTGCCATTTGGACTAAGATGCATGTCAGTAAACAGTCCTCAGTCAAACTCAGGTAATTCAGTGAATTTATCAGTGTGAAAGTGGGCCTCTCCAGGctgaagaccccccccccacacgcacacaaacaccgACCAGCAGGGGTCGCCGGTGGTCCTACAGGTCAGACCAGCATATGGGTCCACTGGGAGGCAGCTGGTTTCTGTGGATCGAGTATTTCGAGTCTTTGGAGGCACAGAAGCCAAACCACACCAACAGGATCTGCCGGTATCCTGCGGAAATGAATAACTACCAGTCCAAATTATAAAtccgatttaaaaaaaaaaacatttgactgtcGATATCATGGCATTTAATGCTTAAGAAAATAAGAGTTTAACCATTTTTGAAGcaatggtaaaataaaataaaataataaaaatacgAGTGACACATTCCTACAATAATCTTTTGTGGAAATGTTGAAATGCAGGGTGAAAACACTTTCAGGTAATTTCCATACAGCATTTGAAtgcaaaagagaaacagacCGGAAACATATTATACTACTTGTTTATCATGcaaacatcaacatttccttGCATTTATTGGCTTGATTTTGCATGGAGTTTGATTTtcctgtttgcttttatttattaccTCCAACCACCGACTCATGTGTATGTTGCGTGAGGGCAGCAGCAAATGAACTTATGGTGCttcaattattttaataaatacaattaataaacaacaaataaataaaaaaaaggcaaaataatgaTTATGAAGACTGAGAAACACCTCAGATGTTGTCAGTCAGACTTCTTCATCCAAAGCAGGAAGCcatgagaggaagaaggagggaggtgCTGACGGCTGCAAGTGCATGTGAGCCGGAGGAGACCAGCAAAGCCTCACACTTCAGCATCCGGAGCCACCAGGCGAGGCTAATATGCAGGTTTGTAatgataaacaacaacaacaacaacaataacagcagcagcaaactgaTAGACAGCCAGAGCAGAACACATCAGGCCATTTATATCTGCACAACTTTGCACTCAAATGAAATTTGcgtttgttttcattgataTATCtgtgcagttgttgttgttgtttgtttgtttgtttttttttattaagggATTGTGTTTGGATGTGATTATATCCCGGACTCTAAGTTAACTCGATGGACaataatattaatgatgatcatcataatgataataaataaaaataaataaattggctCGTTCATTTCGGGACAGCAGCTAGAAAGCACTGCCTGTCTAAACACCGGTTTACTCCAAACCCAGTCGACCTGAAGGTAGTGAAACCAAATCCACCTGATGGtagttgttgtttgtgtaaataaCTGGCTCATGAAATAATAGATGTTGTTTGAACTCTTCTCCTGTCGCTCGTGTTCAGCTCAGGTTCGCTAGCTGAACAGCTAAATAAGCTTCTGTGTGATGCTAGCTTTAGCCTAGCTGggtagctagctagctagctagctagcagcAGCTTTCGTGCTACCCGGACAGTTGAGTATTACAACAGCCGGACACCCGAAGGCTTATTTTACTATATAAGACATAGTTCACGGTTGCTTACATAAATAATTATGAGATAAGATGCCCTGGttagtctttgtgtgtgtgtgtgttgctttcagTTAGATAGCTAACGTCGGCTAGCTTGTTTTGTGAGGCGTTGACTGGAGTGTGTTCATGTAGCTCAATGTCACCGGCTGTAGATCGTCTTTATGGATCAATCTTCTGTGTTTCCCCCGATGTTCAAGCCCAAACGAGACATGTGCAAAGGACAGCcatagattatttttttcttgtgtgttagCTGTGTGCCGTTGATGTGTTCAAAGCACGGTGGGGTTTTTGTGAAGTTTCCCTGTCTAAGTCGTCTGATATCAACAATGTCCTGTTCAGTGCAGGAATCAGATTTTCCTCACAGAGATGCACGTCCCTGCTGTCAAAGTCATCAGGAACACAGTGCCagagtggcctttttttttttttttttgtttaatgtttgcaggtgaagctgcaggaaacagcagacTGAAGACAACCATCAGCTGTTGTCTCTCCTTTCTGAGGAGCCACTTGTCTCTGAAGTGTTTCCCCTCCTTTCACATCATGTCCCCAACACAATGGCTGTATTACAGGTTCAGACCCGTATTTGTGTGTGGCCTGGATCAGGCCTGGGTTACTTTTACAGAGATGTGGTGGCTAGAAATAGAAAGGTCTGTGTTCAAGGGTCTTCTGGGGGTTTATTTATAAGAGCAAACAAAGGTTGGAGGTCAGTGAGGAAAAGGCCGGGGTGCACAGGGCTTCACTTGTTTTTCAAAAGTTGTGAGCTATTTCTGTAAGTCATACATGTTGTGTTAAATCTGTTAActtgttacctttttttttttttttttgcttcagttgttgatttgtttgccCATCTACTCCTCCAAAGGCAACTGCCAGACACCACTTTCATCGAGGCCCTTTCAGCGGGTCAGATAGACACTGAGCTTATACCTCAGGAACCTAACAGTTATTTGTTATTGCTAAAACGTCACAGAAAGTTTGTGTTAATGATAGTGATATAAACTAACTGATCTGTTTATATGATTCTATATTTAAAAGTTTTGAAATGCAGTGGGAGGGCACAGGGATAAAAACaagtgaacagaaaaaaaaaaacaagagtgGTAGGTGTTGGTGTAATCACCTCTTAAAATACTCTCCCAGTTTAGATAATACAGGGGCATGTGAGCCTGCCAGCAACAGCAGAGCTGAGCAACTCTTAGCCCAAGAGAACAAACAGTTCCCCTTTGTGTTCTCCTCTATTGCCCCTCCCTCCCAGTTTGCCTCACCAGTCTCCTGAGCAAAGTTCTTCTACTCTTGTTTTTTGATCACAGGTTTGGATGCCATTGGCTTGATGGGGTCCAAGTCGGCGACAAAGTGATGGTCTAAGGACTGGCGGTCACGGATGTGCTTGCGCGTGTAATGTTGCGCTGGTCGGTGCACCTAGAAGGAGGGCCGCGGAGAGTCAACCATGCTGCTGTGGCAGTGGGGCACAAGGTCTACTCTTTTGGAGGCTACTGTTCTGGGGAGGACTACGAGACACTGCGTCAGATTGACGTGCATGTATTCAACACAGGTAGGTGGTGAATATGCACATACATCTCTGGATCCGGTAGGTAGTCTTAGAATTTAGTCCTTGGAAACTCTGTAGCAGCTTTAGCTATTTATCTTGTCGTCGAGCGCAACTGTCATGCAAACATGGTTGGTCATCCCTTCGCAATTTTATGAACTAACAAATACAATTTTCAGCTATCAAGAGCACTCTGActtgttagttttattttccatcaggACCACAGTGTATACAGGATGTTTATGTAAAATTGTTTAAATTCGCACTTTTCCCCTGTAGGTTTCAGGCTGTCCAAACTATTCCTCAATATCTTATCTGtagtgaagcaggaaaaatattttttttccaaattaggAAGAAAGGATAAGAGAGTGTTTCAGGAATTGTTGAACCTTCACCGCTGTAACGGTAACTTGCAGCAGCTGGAAATTAAAACCCCAAACTTTCCATTGCGGTTTGTAAAAATGTCTGTTAGTTGCTTTTCCATCGCTGTCTCACAAACACAGGTGTTTTCTTCAGAAAACAGCTCCATTTCCTTTCTTGCAACCCATTTTGTAATGTCTCTCCCTCTTGCGTTGTCAGCCACCTGCTAAAGAGTTTTATAACTTCCTAAAGTAGCTTGTGCCTACCTGCTGATACTGTACCATGAAAAGatctgtggggaaaaaaaccctgACAGAGATTCCCTCAGCTGATTGAAATGGAAACGGGACCATCTCAGCTATTGTTTCAGTATTTTATCTGGTGACCTGCTTTGTTCTCCCTCTCTTTGAAGTTTATTTTACAGCTCACCCTCCTGTATTCTACAgtcctttgtgttttaattttttcttcctttttgttattacttgtctttttttttttaaacactttataTTTTGAGtctaaaaatatgtaaaaaaaaaatgaaatttggaTTGAATTCAGATAACTGACATGACATTACAGCCTTGTCTTACTGTCCATGAATTAACAATGTATAACAGGTATAACAGAGACCTGTGCTGGCTTGGAGAAATCATTTCATGTATGAATCTAATGCACATGCAGCGCCCAGTTGTTTGACTgcttctaatttatttatttattttttgtttcaaacatttatttggaaGGTGACTTTCAAAATTAACTATTATTTTGGCATTAAGGCAAATATtgtcaatatattttttgtccCATCTAAATTAAGAATAAGTACTTTATGATTTCTTGCCCTTTTGTTCTTCAGTGTCTTTGCGTTGGATGAAGTTGCCTCCAGTGAGGACAGGAGGACATGAACGTGCCTGTGAAGTGCCGTATATGCGTTATGGCCACACAGCTGTGCTGCTGGATGATATTATCTACCTCTGGGGTGGGCGCAACGACACAGAGGGGGCCTGCAATGTGCTCTATGCTTTTGATGTCAGTAAGTACAGACCTGCATCAAAGTCACGATGCTAAGTGCTAAGCTAAGGCGGTGTTTCCTTGAGATGCACCTGTGTGATATCATAGCCGTGAAACCAAAAGGTGGAAAAAGCTGTGTTCATATTAGGGCGCTTTAATATCTGCTTATATGTATGATGGCTCTCCATTGCAGATGAATCTGAGAGGTTGGGCTTCTTGCAAATGCACTTAGAGGTTATATAAACAATTCCTGCTTCACAGACACCCACAGATGGTTCACACCCAAGATTTCGGGGGCTGTTCCGGGGGCGAGGGATGGCCACTCAGCCTGCGTCCTTGGGAAGGCAATGTATATATTTGGAGGATATGAGCAGCTGGTGAGTTTTTATCACTCTTCACTGTGGGACTGTGCTCCCTCTGAAcattaaaacatgtttgattcatctcttctgctgtttttgttagGCTGACTGCTTCTCCAATGACATCCACAAGCTGGACACCACCACCATGGTTTGGTCATTAATTAATGCAAGAGTGAGTTACAAATGAATCAAAATGCTTTAGTTCTTTTGGGTACATATTGAACgtccaaataaaaatcaaaacaaaaatacaatggACTGGCAGCAGTAACATTCAAAGCGCTGCTGGAGATCAACAAACCTTTAGTTATTACTGCTTTGGCAATACTGTTGCACAAGAACACAGTGGTCATGTTGGCCAGATACAAAGACACTGCAATGTAATGCAGCTCCCTGGTAGGTGGCCAAGTACAAAAAGCCTGACAGAGGATTACTTACACTCCCCTTTTTGGAAATGCCATTTGTGCCTGCATGCAGCCAGCCTGCTTGTGTGATAAACTCTGGtaaagtatatttaaaaagtagCTTCCATTTCCTAAAACCAGGAGAGAACAAACATTTTGCAATCAGTGAGATTAGTGTTGCGTCTTTAGATTTAGTTTAGCATGTGAGTGAATTACACATTTCTGAATGCTCTCATTTTTCAGACAGACTGTTgggcttcttttcttttcttaaataTGCTTTCTGTGTTATGCCACAAATTTtcgctttttcttttcatgttttcctctcGCTCagtaatttcaaatatttccaaTTAGTTTTAGAATCTTTATCTTAAGATAGCAatttttgatgttgatgttggccttatcatttatttattcattcattcttatcATTATCATCTTATCATATCATACATCCTTTCTATTTTACAAGGTTTCCCCCTTCTGCTACTGCTCTGTTTACAAAGCCAGTCAAAGAGCCTTCTTGCCAGCATTATATTTCTGGAAAACAATGCCAGTGCATTCTGGAGAGAGAGTCATGTGAATGGCTCTGTCCTGGCTGTAGGCCAGCTAAATGCAGAGGGAGTAGAAGGTTGCCATGgttcaacacattttcattcagatCCCATTTCACTGttgtatattttgtttgttgttcactGGCCACCTACAACAGAATTTTTGAGCTCGCTTTTCCACAGAATTAGCTCTATAGTGTTCACATAGATATACATTATTCTGTTATTCTACATTGAGGCTTACAAGAGTGTTGAATTTAGTGTGTACCCGAGTGTGATCCACTAGATGGAGCTGTTATCCATAAGTTAATGGTGAAGATGCCTCTTTGCCAGTATTTAGATGAGTCTATAAATCCAGGGTTGTgattatacagtacaggccaaaagtttggacacaccttctcattcaaatgaataggaaagtgtgtgcaaacttttggcctgtactggaGAAAGTTTAgagacatttgacattttgagtTTGAAACTCAGTTTAATGAGGTGTTTTATTCAAGAATGCGGTAAAAGCCTGTAGGTGTCATCCCCTGT
Encoded here:
- the klhdc3 gene encoding kelch domain-containing protein 3 isoform X2, encoding MLRWSVHLEGGPRRVNHAAVAVGHKVYSFGGYCSGEDYETLRQIDVHVFNTVSLRWMKLPPVRTGGHERACEVPYMRYGHTAVLLDDIIYLWGGRNDTEGACNVLYAFDVNTHRWFTPKISGAVPGARDGHSACVLGKAMYIFGGYEQLADCFSNDIHKLDTTTMVWSLINARGTPARWRDFHSATIIGTKMFVFGGRADRFGPFHSNNEIYCNKIKVFDTETNCWLSTPSTQPSPDGRRSHSAFSYNGELYIFGGYNARMDLHFNDLWKFNPEAFAWNKVEPKGKGPCPRRRQCCCMVGDRIILFGGTRSI